Sequence from the Tachyglossus aculeatus isolate mTacAcu1 chromosome 17, mTacAcu1.pri, whole genome shotgun sequence genome:
gcaaggggtagagccgggattagaacccaggtccttcggactcccagggccgggctctagccaccaggacTGATGGAGCCCCAGGGGGTGTGCCTGGGGAGAGtggggtagcctagtggaaagagccccggcctgggagtcggatgacctgggttctcatcccagatccaccccttgcctgctaggtgaactgaggcgaggcacttcacttctcaaggcctcacttccctcatcggtaaaatgagaatgaaatatctcttctccctcccctttagaaggtgagccccatgcaggacagagactgtttctaatctgattgtgttgtacctaccccagtgcttagtacagtgcttggaatatagaaagcatttaagagataccaaaattactatcatcatcatcatcatcgtcgtcgtcgtcgttagCGGGAAGGAAATTTGATGGCTTTTTCCTAGGCTTGGCTCATTATCCAGGGCCAGATTCTTGCTGTTTGTCCAGAGCCTCAGTGGATTTGACCAGTTAAAAGTGCTTCTCACAGcatgccttagagaagcagcacggcctagtgaaaaaaatctgggactgggagtcaggggacctgggttcctatccctgatccactgcttgtctgctgtatgaccatgggcatgtcatttcccttctctgttcctcagtatccctcatctgcaaaatggggattcaagacttgttctccctcctacttagaccgtgagccccatgtgggacctgatgatcttgtatctaccccaggggctCATACCGTGCTTGACATCCAGTgagcgcttaaagaataccacagttgttattaagtTACAACACCCAATCACCAAAAAGAgcttcatctcctctcccctcttctggtGACAACTCATTCCGAGACCAACCTGGGCAGGAGGGGAGACAACCCTCTGACCGGTTAGCCAGACTGATGATTCTCTTTCCCAAAATTCGGATTCCCAACCCTACGGCGgcgggctcctcttcctcttccgtttcctctggaaaggcctcctcttCTTCACTCCTCCCTATAAAGGGGAAGCGAGTCCAGGAACCACCAAACCGAGGGAAGAAGCAGACGCCTCCGGGTGCCAACCCTCCGATTCTGAGGCATCTAGTCAAGGCACCATGGAGGTCTCCAGGGCAGCCCACTTGGCTCTCTTCCTTGCGGCAATCCTCTGCGTCCACTCCGCCTCCTCCTTCAGTAAGTTcgattcctctctcctctcccgccttCTTTCCTGGGTCCCCGGCTGAGGGCCTCTGGAAGGAAGGAGCCAAACCTTTCCCTATTCCTCCCGTTTCTCCCAGAGGCCTACCCCGTTGcggatgcctgctgtgtgaactattCCCCGAAGAGGATCCCGCTGAACAGGGTCATCAGCTTCAGCATGTCCAACAGTAGCATCTGCTCCAAACCCGGCGTCATGTGAGTGACACCCAGGCTGACCCCAGAAGGGTCagtgggggaggggagcggggaccCCAGCTTCCGCGACTTGGGGAGGTGTCTGGGAGGGGGCAGGCCTGCCTCGGTGAGACCGGACATGGACTTTTCCCCTCTACATCTTCCAGTTGGTTTTCACACTAGCCACAGGCTGacttggggagagaggagacagggaagagggaggagagagggagaggagagagacacacacacaccaggggAGACAAGAAGCGATGGACAGAGACACAAAACAACAGACAGTGAGTGGCATGcattaagtgattactctgtgcacagcgcttcactaagtgcttgggagacaaccaTTCAGTAGGTATGCTCTTAAGGAGATCAAAATCTagggggacacagtcccagcccacacggGGTCATGAATGACCAAAATGCAGCTTCTCAGTCACGTTCCCCCAAACtcccaaacacacacccacacatcaCACACACCCACATCCATCACACACTGACCTTTAGTGACCAGTCTCAGTCTGGGCCATCTATCCAgagtcccctttccccccaagcCTGCCCCTCCCCGCGAGCCCCAGGCCCACCTTCCAggacaatcccagctccaccatttgtctgctgtgtgacctcgggtaagtcgcttcacttctctgtacctcagtcacctcaccggtaaaatggggattaagaccgtgaggcccatgtggggcagggactgtgtccaatctgattaccttgtatctgccccagcacttggaacagctcttgacacatagtaagtgcttaataaataccatcatcatcacatcgtcagagccctgggccaggagacatctCTTCGGGCTCCTTGTTCTTCACAGGTTCATCACGGTGAGAGGTCGGATCGCCTGTGCCAACCCCGGAACAAAATGGGTGCAGCAGTACATGAAGCATCTGACCACCAAGATGGCTACGTCTACTCCACTGCTCAATACGAATGTTTCCCAAAACCAGAAGAGGGGCTCCTAACTCGCAGGCCGGACCTGGGCCCGGGACTCCACCTGCCCTCTGCtgcactccctcccaccccacccaccatccctgccccagctCGGTGAGGGGACTGCGTTGGAGAAATAATGAATGTATCTGTGAGAAATGTATCGTCTGTTTATTAACAGCATCACCCCCTTGTTCGGCTGCCACACTTGGGAAGGCACGAGGCCTGTTTTAAGGGGAAAAGGAAGCGACAAAGAAAGGCGGGATTAAGGAATGGGGGTGGATGGGTtattgctctgtctcccccttctagactgtgagcccactgttgggtagcgaccgtctctatatgttgccaacttgttcttcccaagtgcttagtacagtgctctgcacacagtaagcgctcaataaacacgattgaatgaatgaatgaatgaatgctgtccctGGGAAATTATTGGGGTCAGAGCCCCTTATGCCCCCTCTGAAGCCACCATTTCTCCGGGACCTCCTCTAAGAGCCTTGTGgaattcttccttctctccccttccggGACCAAGGAGGCGAAGCTGGGAGTCAGGctggaaggggctggaggagggaaggagtgggaggagctgggggtggggggtgtcaatATGAGGAGAGTTTGGGGGGGGTGTTGTGGCAGGAGTGGAGGAGACCTCCAGGGAGTCATAGCTGGACACTGCCACCCTATCTGGGGTCCAGCCCTTGTGGGATTATAGCTTTGGTCAAGGTCACTGCGGGATCTCAGAAGCAAGACCACACCAGAAGCTGACACTGTTGCTTGCCCCCAAGAGGCTTACCATCTAACGAGGGAGATGGGCAGAtacaattatttacaaataatcaatcagtagtatttagcgAGCTCCTACAGTGTCCAGAGTACtacacttagtgcttgggagaacataactGAACCAGTAGAGGACTTTATGATCCATCAGGGGCAACAGATACTaagataatttacagataggaggaagagggagatctgGATAAATCCAAGAGATGAGACTTCATAATAAGGTATGCGAAATATGTGCTTAAATGCTACAGTAGGTTTCCAAGTCCTTAGGTGGTGCCCAGTGCTTCGATGGAAATTGAGATTATGATTTGGGGGGATGAGAAATGACTTGGGAAAGACATCTTGGACAAGGGGTAggcagatggggagggcagggctctgttggatgtgaagagggagggagtcccagaaagtggaggacctgggttctaatccctgctctgtcaaatgcttgctgtgtgaccttggaccagtcaattcacttctctgggcttcagttctcctgtactTCCTGTAGGctgggagcccgatgtgggagagggactgtgtccgagctaattcacttgtatctatcccagagcctagaatagtgctggacatatagtaagtgcttaacaaataccaaaatagtacttattttataataatctctctgtcctctgccagacttctgtcctcccctcctgccccgacCCCTCTCTGCACCCTGCAAAAGACTCACGGCGGCACCTCTCTAATATCAGCTCTCGGGGAGAT
This genomic interval carries:
- the LOC119939621 gene encoding C-C motif chemokine 3-like, with translation MEVSRAAHLALFLAAILCVHSASSFKAYPVADACCVNYSPKRIPLNRVISFSMSNSSICSKPGVMFITVRGRIACANPGTKWVQQYMKHLTTKMATSTPLLNTNVSQNQKRGS